The Aquiluna sp. KACHI24 genome contains a region encoding:
- a CDS encoding ABC transporter permease subunit: MKLFTGTKLAVTAKVIFVSISLALLGLLAQSAFASGEGLIAGFIALSMIALAIVYFTKISIPMKFFLPGVILLTAFVVLPIAYTLVMSGFQFKTGNYVDKPQALERIVADSYVPDDSGLTFDVIVGENSQGEPALLATDYMSGEFFLATEESLTPLDESQVTIDPELGIAVEAEGFTRFDNDQLAAEGEAFAQLKFAGPGEYFLALEGFEVAIPLKPGLVYDEATDSFTHAETGAKYVDNGRGNYANIDDPEDKLNPGWRSPIWFENYVSLVTDEKVREPFMGVFIWTMVFSVLTVLTQFALGLLVALALDKPLRGRRFYRIIIILPYAVPSIMSILIWGGMFDTEFGAINALLGTKIAWFLDPNFARAAVIIVNLWLGFPYFYLISNGALQAIPGELSEAARIDGASSRQIFWQITLPLLLKMLTPLLIASFAFNFNNFNLIFLLTGGGPRSDLDGEIAGATDILISYTYKIAFGSQVQDLGLASAISVVIFILVAAISLYGIRRSKVLEEFI, translated from the coding sequence ATGAAACTCTTCACCGGAACCAAGCTGGCAGTAACTGCAAAAGTCATCTTTGTCAGCATTTCGCTGGCCCTTTTGGGTCTATTGGCCCAGAGCGCATTCGCATCCGGTGAAGGCCTGATCGCAGGCTTCATCGCACTTTCTATGATTGCCCTGGCAATCGTCTACTTCACCAAGATCTCTATCCCGATGAAGTTCTTCCTTCCGGGCGTTATCTTGCTCACGGCTTTCGTGGTTTTGCCGATTGCCTACACATTGGTAATGTCCGGGTTCCAGTTCAAAACTGGAAACTATGTAGACAAGCCTCAGGCACTCGAGCGCATTGTTGCCGACTCCTATGTTCCCGACGATTCCGGTCTCACTTTCGATGTCATCGTGGGTGAGAACTCCCAGGGCGAACCAGCACTACTTGCTACCGACTATATGTCGGGCGAATTTTTCCTCGCCACCGAGGAATCACTAACCCCGCTCGATGAGTCTCAGGTCACCATTGATCCTGAGCTTGGCATTGCGGTTGAGGCCGAGGGATTCACGAGATTTGATAACGACCAACTGGCTGCGGAGGGCGAAGCTTTCGCCCAGTTGAAGTTCGCGGGTCCCGGCGAGTACTTCCTGGCGCTCGAGGGTTTTGAAGTAGCGATCCCCCTAAAGCCAGGTCTGGTTTATGACGAGGCAACCGACAGCTTCACCCATGCCGAAACCGGCGCCAAGTATGTCGACAACGGCCGCGGTAACTACGCCAACATCGACGACCCAGAGGACAAGCTAAACCCTGGTTGGAGATCTCCGATTTGGTTTGAGAACTACGTTTCGCTGGTGACCGATGAAAAGGTTCGCGAACCATTCATGGGTGTCTTTATCTGGACCATGGTGTTCTCGGTGCTGACCGTGCTCACTCAGTTCGCACTTGGTCTTTTGGTGGCTCTGGCACTCGACAAGCCACTGCGCGGTCGTCGCTTTTACCGAATCATCATCATCCTTCCGTACGCAGTTCCATCGATCATGAGCATCCTGATCTGGGGAGGTATGTTCGACACCGAGTTCGGTGCAATCAACGCTTTGCTGGGAACCAAGATTGCCTGGTTCCTAGATCCAAACTTCGCTAGAGCCGCGGTCATCATCGTGAACCTTTGGCTTGGTTTCCCATACTTCTATCTGATTTCAAACGGAGCTCTGCAGGCGATTCCAGGTGAGCTTTCGGAGGCCGCTCGAATCGACGGAGCATCCAGTCGTCAGATCTTCTGGCAGATCACACTGCCGCTTCTTTTGAAGATGCTGACTCCGCTGTTGATTGCATCATTTGCTTTCAACTTCAATAACTTCAACCTGATCTTCTTGCTCACCGGAGGTGGTCCAAGAAGCGATCTGGATGGCGAGATCGCTGGAGCAACCGATATCTTGATCAGCTACACCTACAAGATTGCCTTTGGATCTCAGGTCCAGGATCTCGGTTTGGCATCTGCAATTTCGGTCGTGATCTTCATTCTCGTAGCGGCAATCTCGCTCTACGGCATAAGACGATCCAAGGTCTTGGAGGAGTTCATCTAA
- a CDS encoding extracellular solute-binding protein, which yields MKSKKIVGLAVSLGLAASTLLGALPASAEDKVITVWADGQRGPNLVKTLGSLESQKGGEWVAGYKVKVVSFSSFDALKAAVDNITKDGPDVIVGANDWVPTLAGNGKLAPYTPSAAVRKNFNPNNWFDLTYKNRIYGVPVDVNNVAMLVNTKLTGKKPTTFGEMVDYYLANKSSKGLKAGLCVAGGGMSWGAHSVLSALGGGAYPIRNAVVDTRQNPVPATVATNIQKYLLDSKGASNGFFPASDTGCKDNFLAGKVPYAIIGNWEWKDYVDKGFSMNNLMAVPGVKKGTFGAAFGSVSGAMLTSFAEKNGNDAAAKSLLANFFASEKGQVAYQKFELRPPANKAAAAKSSAAQKGFGGAAASASVPQIGAILNGSAGNASYWDALPSFWNDVLVKKVAPGTAVSKLNNLFKKNIVAGVKIL from the coding sequence ATGAAATCAAAGAAGATTGTGGGCCTGGCCGTTTCACTCGGTCTAGCCGCCTCAACCTTGTTGGGAGCACTGCCTGCTTCCGCAGAGGACAAGGTCATTACCGTATGGGCTGACGGCCAGCGCGGTCCAAACCTAGTCAAGACCCTTGGATCTCTAGAGAGCCAAAAGGGTGGCGAGTGGGTAGCTGGTTACAAGGTGAAGGTTGTTTCCTTCTCCAGCTTTGACGCACTGAAGGCTGCCGTTGACAACATCACCAAGGATGGACCTGACGTAATCGTCGGTGCAAACGACTGGGTGCCTACCCTTGCAGGTAACGGCAAGCTAGCTCCTTACACCCCATCCGCTGCAGTTCGTAAGAACTTCAACCCAAACAACTGGTTTGACCTCACCTACAAGAACCGTATCTACGGTGTACCAGTAGACGTGAACAACGTTGCAATGCTTGTAAACACCAAGCTAACCGGTAAGAAGCCAACCACCTTTGGTGAGATGGTCGACTACTACCTAGCTAACAAGTCCTCCAAGGGCCTAAAGGCTGGTCTATGTGTAGCTGGTGGTGGAATGTCATGGGGTGCTCACTCAGTGCTAAGCGCACTTGGTGGCGGCGCCTACCCAATCCGCAACGCAGTAGTTGACACTCGCCAGAACCCAGTTCCTGCGACTGTTGCTACCAACATCCAGAAGTACCTGCTCGACTCAAAGGGTGCTTCAAACGGCTTCTTCCCAGCATCCGACACCGGATGTAAGGACAACTTCCTTGCAGGCAAGGTTCCTTACGCCATCATCGGTAACTGGGAGTGGAAGGACTACGTAGACAAGGGCTTCTCCATGAACAACCTGATGGCTGTTCCTGGCGTGAAGAAGGGCACCTTCGGTGCAGCCTTCGGTAGCGTGTCCGGTGCTATGTTGACCTCCTTCGCTGAGAAGAACGGCAACGACGCAGCTGCTAAGTCACTGCTTGCCAACTTCTTCGCTTCCGAGAAGGGCCAGGTTGCCTACCAGAAGTTCGAGCTACGTCCACCAGCCAACAAGGCAGCAGCAGCTAAGTCTTCTGCAGCTCAGAAGGGATTCGGAGGCGCAGCTGCATCCGCATCTGTTCCACAGATCGGTGCAATCCTGAACGGCTCTGCCGGCAACGCTTCCTACTGGGACGCACTACCTTCATTCTGGAACGACGTTCTAGTAAAGAAGGTTGCACCTGGAACCGCTGTCTCCAAGCTAAACAACCTGTTCAAGAAGAACATTGTTGCTGGAGTAAAGATCCTCTAA
- a CDS encoding extracellular solute-binding protein, translating to MRKSTATKLALLSVSILALAGCSQADAPVQSQTAAATDGAAMTIWVDAELKDVANTLAEQYAQDVGGTLNVVEKDFYQVEAELASGAPDIFIGSTEWTDRLAQAGSLVSLGEPNRSGFEPRVLQGASYQGQLYGIPYAIESLALVCNGDELKSQPGSLSELTDAGYNVIVTPGGDPYTMFPIQSSFEAYPLELDESGDWVESSGLGASRSKEFAAWLGENKNLFIALDYSAGIAAFVDGQETCLLTGPWALSEILNRANFKVSVYDFPSVGGAQPLSFATSRAVFVSATSQNQDQAKKVAEYFSNSATQLLIYKQTGRVPAKAEVISSIEDPVIAGFAKAAAWSVVLPSSPLMQNTWAPWSKTLNTILTSDEDPQITWDLMVQDLAKVSG from the coding sequence GTGCGAAAAAGTACTGCCACCAAGCTAGCCCTGCTTTCGGTTTCGATTTTGGCGCTCGCTGGATGTTCGCAAGCCGATGCCCCGGTGCAGTCTCAGACCGCAGCCGCCACCGATGGAGCTGCGATGACAATCTGGGTCGATGCTGAGCTCAAAGATGTTGCAAACACACTCGCTGAGCAGTATGCCCAAGACGTTGGCGGAACCCTGAACGTTGTTGAAAAGGACTTCTACCAGGTCGAGGCAGAGCTGGCCTCCGGAGCACCAGATATATTTATCGGTTCCACGGAGTGGACCGACCGGTTGGCTCAAGCTGGGTCGCTGGTGAGTTTGGGTGAGCCGAACCGCTCAGGATTCGAGCCGCGGGTATTGCAGGGTGCTAGCTACCAGGGGCAGCTCTATGGAATTCCTTATGCCATCGAGTCCCTTGCTTTGGTTTGCAATGGTGATGAGCTGAAGTCTCAACCAGGATCACTATCCGAGCTCACCGATGCTGGTTACAACGTGATTGTCACCCCAGGTGGTGATCCCTACACGATGTTCCCAATTCAGTCATCGTTTGAGGCCTATCCGCTCGAGCTTGATGAGAGCGGCGACTGGGTTGAATCCTCTGGACTTGGGGCAAGCCGTTCCAAAGAGTTCGCTGCCTGGCTTGGAGAAAACAAGAACCTATTTATCGCTCTGGATTACTCCGCTGGAATCGCGGCATTCGTAGACGGTCAGGAGACGTGCCTCCTCACCGGCCCCTGGGCACTGTCAGAAATCTTGAATCGCGCTAATTTCAAGGTGAGCGTTTACGATTTCCCATCGGTTGGTGGAGCCCAGCCGCTGTCATTTGCAACCTCACGCGCCGTGTTTGTTTCGGCAACGAGCCAGAACCAAGATCAAGCCAAGAAGGTCGCCGAGTACTTCTCAAACTCTGCAACTCAGCTCTTGATTTACAAGCAGACTGGTCGAGTCCCAGCCAAGGCCGAGGTTATCTCGAGCATCGAGGATCCGGTGATTGCGGGATTTGCCAAAGCCGCCGCCTGGAGTGTGGTGCTGCCGTCTTCTCCACTAATGCAGAACACCTGGGCTCCTTGGAGCAAGACTCTCAACACAATCTTGACCTCAGATGAAGATCCTCAAATTACCTGGGACCTTATGGTTCAAGACCTAGCGAAAGTGAGTGGCTAA
- a CDS encoding glycoside hydrolase family 13 protein encodes MALNLALRPHHDGSSLYVQNQKPQVGDKVKLKIRIHQSIGKVKLVAARQSDSGEAFMTAPFKKLYTRHGWDWYEGVITMYNPEVHYRFLIELEDGFSYWLNATDLHEIDQPDRDDFKINSYLAVPKWATGSVLYQVFPDRFAKSAEADKRKLPAWAIPKDWGDDVIGAGAGVSEQFFGGDLKGIEEHLGHLKKLGATILYLTPFFPAGSNHRYDASSFDEVDPLLGGNKALVSLVKKAHEMGLKVMGDLTANHSGDKHEWFLAAYRNPKAPESEFYYFQDKNTKYDSWWGVPSLPKFNWNSEELRSRFVQGKQSVVAKWLKAPYKLDGWRIDVANMTGQIREENLNREVAQMIRKTMDEVSKETFLIGEFTSDASEFVEGDTYQSTMTYANFTRPTWRFFWNPKEKREENQLGPGRKEITGHEFVKLHNLFAGTFPWHVRMHNLNALDTHDTGRFKTFTIPGSQRVAAGLQFTFPGIPMIFAGDEFGLDGWVGENSRTPIPWNGEREYDKSMIETYSRLAGIRKKHKALVDGSLRWLYSSNEAIVFVRENRTESVLVIATRGKDRKIEIPRDALSGAENAVNLFGSGELRVVGSKIRYESVSLDFQIWRLPSAHR; translated from the coding sequence ATGGCTCTGAATTTGGCACTTAGGCCTCATCATGATGGTTCTTCGCTCTACGTTCAGAACCAGAAGCCGCAGGTTGGCGACAAGGTGAAGCTCAAGATCCGAATCCATCAGTCAATTGGCAAGGTCAAGCTGGTGGCAGCGAGGCAGAGCGATTCCGGCGAAGCATTCATGACTGCGCCTTTCAAAAAGCTCTACACCCGTCACGGCTGGGATTGGTACGAGGGTGTTATCACCATGTATAACCCCGAGGTGCACTATCGATTCTTAATCGAACTTGAGGACGGATTTAGCTATTGGCTCAACGCAACCGACCTGCATGAGATTGATCAGCCTGATCGCGACGATTTCAAAATAAACAGCTACCTTGCGGTGCCAAAGTGGGCAACTGGTTCGGTCCTATACCAGGTGTTCCCAGATCGCTTTGCAAAAAGTGCCGAGGCAGATAAGCGCAAGCTGCCCGCTTGGGCAATACCCAAAGATTGGGGTGACGATGTCATCGGTGCGGGAGCAGGCGTTTCTGAGCAGTTCTTCGGGGGTGACCTAAAGGGCATCGAAGAGCACCTGGGTCACCTCAAAAAACTCGGCGCAACAATTTTGTATTTGACCCCGTTCTTTCCAGCTGGTTCCAATCACCGCTACGACGCCTCAAGTTTTGACGAGGTAGATCCGCTACTGGGCGGGAACAAGGCTCTGGTTTCACTGGTGAAAAAGGCCCACGAAATGGGCCTAAAGGTGATGGGGGATCTGACTGCAAATCACTCCGGTGACAAGCACGAGTGGTTCCTGGCCGCCTATCGAAACCCCAAGGCTCCAGAGAGTGAGTTTTACTACTTCCAAGACAAAAACACCAAGTACGACTCTTGGTGGGGAGTGCCATCGCTTCCCAAGTTCAACTGGAACTCAGAAGAACTTCGCAGCAGGTTTGTGCAGGGCAAACAGTCCGTCGTAGCAAAGTGGTTGAAGGCGCCATACAAGCTAGATGGTTGGCGCATCGATGTGGCGAACATGACCGGTCAGATCCGCGAGGAGAACCTCAATCGTGAGGTTGCTCAAATGATTCGCAAGACCATGGACGAGGTTTCTAAAGAAACCTTCTTGATCGGTGAATTCACCTCTGATGCCTCCGAGTTTGTTGAGGGTGACACCTACCAATCCACGATGACATATGCGAACTTCACGAGGCCAACCTGGCGTTTTTTCTGGAACCCCAAAGAGAAGCGCGAAGAGAATCAGTTGGGTCCTGGTCGAAAAGAGATCACCGGACACGAGTTTGTGAAACTGCACAATTTGTTTGCGGGCACCTTCCCTTGGCACGTCAGGATGCACAACCTGAACGCACTCGACACTCATGACACTGGAAGATTCAAGACCTTCACTATTCCTGGGTCGCAACGAGTGGCGGCAGGTTTGCAATTCACCTTCCCGGGAATCCCGATGATCTTTGCCGGTGATGAGTTTGGCCTCGATGGTTGGGTCGGTGAAAACTCCAGAACCCCGATTCCTTGGAACGGGGAGCGCGAGTACGACAAGAGCATGATTGAGACCTATTCGAGGCTCGCTGGAATTCGTAAAAAGCACAAGGCTTTGGTCGATGGTTCGCTGCGCTGGCTCTACAGCTCAAATGAAGCCATCGTCTTTGTTCGAGAGAACCGCACTGAGTCGGTCTTGGTGATTGCGACCCGCGGTAAAGACCGCAAGATAGAGATTCCACGAGATGCACTCTCTGGCGCGGAGAATGCGGTGAACCTATTTGGCAGCGGAGAACTTCGAGTAGTGGGAAGCAAAATTCGTTACGAATCTGTCTCATTAGATTTTCAGATTTGGCGTTTGCCTAGCGCCCACCGCTAG
- a CDS encoding glycoside hydrolase family 13 protein, with protein MLHSPRPGSGWWRSGVIYQIYPRSFSDANGDGMGDLKGITQNLVKLSELGIDAVWLSPFYKSPQKDAGYDVADYRSVDPLFGNLTDFDELVAKAHELGIRVMIDLVPNHTSDQHEWFQKALAAGPGSKERSYYHFKSGRGENGELPPNNWQSMFGGPAWTRTPDGEWYVHLFDSSQPDLNWENPLVQREFEEILRFWLDRGVDGFRVDQPHAMGKAEGLPDHPYVDEAGAGFIEGRENPPMWFQDSVHEIFRSWRKILASYPGERAMCGEAYVLPLSFMALWVRPDEFHQTFNFRFLDAGWEKDRLVQAINESFEAFDAVGAPSTWVLNNHDVIRHASRFGGDYGRATASDGIGPENPQPDNKLGLRKAKAASLFMLGLPGASYLYQGEELGLPEHTTISPEHRQDPTFFRTAGKRVGRDGCRVPLPWVRGGLTNGFNQTDKAWLPQPAEYAELSRDVQEQSSESTLALYKSALRIRKELALGEGSFDWVSTTDLLSYRNGNVLVVHNFTGNEAPLPEGELLLRSGSGAFLAPDETVWVLSRT; from the coding sequence GTGCTGCACTCCCCACGCCCAGGAAGCGGGTGGTGGAGATCTGGTGTCATCTACCAGATCTACCCACGGTCCTTCAGTGACGCCAACGGCGATGGCATGGGTGACCTAAAAGGCATAACCCAGAACCTAGTCAAGCTCTCTGAGCTCGGGATTGATGCGGTTTGGCTTTCGCCTTTTTACAAGTCCCCGCAAAAGGATGCCGGCTACGACGTGGCTGACTATCGCTCTGTGGATCCGCTTTTCGGTAACCTCACCGACTTTGACGAGTTGGTTGCAAAGGCTCATGAGCTGGGAATCAGGGTCATGATTGATCTGGTTCCAAACCACACTTCAGACCAGCACGAGTGGTTTCAAAAGGCGCTGGCAGCTGGGCCAGGATCGAAAGAACGTAGCTACTACCACTTCAAGTCTGGCCGCGGCGAAAACGGCGAACTCCCGCCAAACAACTGGCAGTCGATGTTTGGCGGCCCGGCCTGGACTAGGACTCCAGATGGCGAGTGGTATGTCCACCTATTTGACTCCTCTCAGCCGGATTTGAACTGGGAAAACCCCCTCGTGCAGCGAGAGTTTGAAGAGATCTTGAGGTTCTGGCTAGACCGAGGTGTTGATGGTTTCCGCGTCGACCAACCCCACGCGATGGGCAAGGCCGAAGGACTACCAGATCACCCCTACGTAGATGAGGCTGGGGCTGGATTTATCGAGGGTCGAGAGAACCCACCGATGTGGTTCCAGGACAGCGTCCACGAGATCTTCAGATCATGGCGCAAGATCCTTGCCAGCTACCCAGGTGAGCGAGCGATGTGTGGTGAGGCCTACGTATTGCCGCTTAGTTTCATGGCACTTTGGGTAAGACCAGACGAATTCCACCAAACCTTCAACTTTAGATTTCTGGATGCTGGTTGGGAGAAAGACCGATTGGTTCAGGCCATCAACGAGTCCTTCGAAGCGTTTGATGCAGTGGGTGCGCCCAGCACCTGGGTGCTCAATAATCACGATGTAATTCGTCACGCCTCCAGATTTGGTGGTGACTACGGTCGCGCCACAGCCTCCGACGGTATTGGTCCTGAGAATCCACAGCCCGATAACAAACTCGGTCTTAGGAAAGCTAAGGCCGCCTCCCTATTCATGCTTGGTTTACCAGGGGCTTCTTACCTTTACCAAGGTGAAGAGCTGGGGTTACCAGAGCACACCACAATCTCCCCCGAACACCGTCAGGATCCAACCTTCTTTAGAACCGCAGGCAAGCGCGTGGGTAGAGATGGTTGCCGAGTGCCATTGCCCTGGGTCAGAGGTGGACTAACAAACGGTTTCAACCAGACTGACAAAGCCTGGCTGCCTCAGCCGGCCGAGTATGCCGAGCTATCAAGGGATGTTCAGGAGCAGAGCTCCGAATCAACACTTGCCCTTTATAAGAGCGCGCTTCGCATTCGAAAAGAACTGGCCTTGGGCGAGGGTTCTTTTGACTGGGTATCAACCACTGACCTTCTCAGCTACCGCAACGGAAACGTGCTGGTCGTGCATAACTTCACCGGAAACGAAGCACCGCTTCCAGAAGGAGAGCTGTTGCTCAGATCTGGAAGCGGTGCTTTCTTGGCCCCTGACGAGACCGTTTGGGTTCTTAGCCGAACTTAG
- a CDS encoding glycoside hydrolase family 13 protein, with protein MTQGAEWWRSAVIYQIYPRSFADGDGDGMGDLKGIRERLPELAKLGIDAVWCSPFFRSPQKDAGYDVSDYRDIDPRFGTLQDFDDLVAEGKKLGIRIIVDLVPNHSSDQHPWFQEALKSPKGSPARERYMFRDGKGRNGELPPNNWPSVFGGAAWTRITEPDGTPGQWYLHIFDSSQPDFNWDNEEVREEFKDILRFWLDRGAGGFRIDVAHGLVKEKGLPDVEEASTTMSGEEETNKPKDRTKPHPFWGQEGVHEIIREWRKVVDEYDDRIMAAEAWVLPLSRMAKWVRQDEYHQSFNFGYLEAQWKAEQLKQVVSESLVEFGNVGAPSTWVLSNHDVIRHATRFAYDQVPKQGDGIGPDYPQPDVAKGLRRARAATSFMLGLPGGAYIYQGEELGLPEHTTLEGKYRQDPTYFRTKGERVGRDGCRVPIPWEAAAPAFGFSATGESWLPQPDHYGEYARDKQEGVEGSTLELYKSLLKLRKDHNLGLGSFDWVEDYCSQQSLGYQNNGILVIANFEGEPIELPQGEVLVTSQVGLNGVLEHDQVVWIKL; from the coding sequence ATGACTCAGGGAGCCGAATGGTGGCGTTCAGCCGTCATCTATCAGATCTACCCACGGTCCTTTGCGGACGGCGATGGCGATGGCATGGGTGACCTCAAGGGCATCCGTGAGCGTCTACCGGAGCTTGCCAAGCTGGGCATCGATGCCGTTTGGTGCTCACCGTTTTTCCGCTCTCCTCAAAAGGATGCTGGCTACGACGTCTCCGATTACCGCGACATAGATCCACGCTTTGGAACACTGCAGGACTTCGATGATCTGGTCGCCGAGGGTAAAAAACTAGGAATTCGAATCATCGTCGACCTAGTGCCTAACCACTCTTCAGACCAGCACCCATGGTTTCAAGAAGCTTTGAAGTCGCCGAAGGGATCTCCGGCTCGTGAGCGCTACATGTTCAGAGACGGCAAAGGTCGCAACGGTGAACTACCTCCAAACAACTGGCCATCAGTATTTGGAGGTGCTGCCTGGACCAGAATCACCGAGCCAGATGGCACGCCAGGTCAGTGGTACCTGCACATCTTCGACTCGTCTCAGCCGGACTTCAACTGGGACAACGAAGAGGTTCGCGAGGAGTTCAAGGACATCCTGCGCTTCTGGCTAGATCGCGGTGCCGGCGGTTTCCGCATCGACGTCGCACACGGCCTGGTCAAGGAAAAGGGTCTGCCGGATGTAGAAGAGGCTTCCACCACCATGAGCGGTGAAGAGGAAACCAACAAACCAAAAGACCGCACCAAGCCGCACCCATTCTGGGGTCAGGAGGGTGTTCACGAGATCATTCGTGAGTGGCGCAAGGTCGTAGATGAGTATGACGACCGCATCATGGCCGCAGAAGCCTGGGTGTTGCCGCTATCCAGAATGGCCAAGTGGGTGCGTCAAGACGAGTATCACCAGAGTTTTAACTTCGGTTATCTCGAAGCGCAATGGAAGGCGGAGCAGCTCAAGCAGGTTGTCTCTGAGTCGCTGGTTGAGTTTGGCAATGTTGGTGCACCTAGCACCTGGGTGCTTTCTAACCACGATGTCATTCGTCACGCCACCAGATTTGCCTACGACCAGGTTCCTAAGCAGGGAGATGGCATTGGGCCTGACTACCCTCAACCAGATGTTGCAAAGGGTCTGCGCCGCGCTCGCGCTGCAACCAGCTTCATGCTAGGTCTACCCGGTGGTGCCTACATCTATCAGGGTGAAGAGTTAGGTCTGCCTGAGCACACCACACTTGAGGGTAAGTACCGTCAAGACCCAACTTACTTCCGCACCAAGGGTGAACGTGTCGGTAGAGATGGCTGCCGAGTCCCAATTCCATGGGAGGCCGCAGCACCCGCGTTTGGCTTTAGTGCAACTGGAGAGTCCTGGCTCCCACAGCCCGATCACTACGGCGAGTATGCAAGAGACAAGCAAGAGGGTGTTGAAGGTTCAACCCTTGAGCTCTACAAGTCACTTCTCAAGCTGCGCAAGGATCACAACCTAGGTCTGGGTTCCTTTGATTGGGTCGAGGACTACTGCTCCCAGCAGTCCCTCGGTTACCAGAACAACGGCATTTTGGTGATTGCCAATTTCGAGGGCGAGCCAATCGAACTGCCTCAGGGTGAGGTTCTGGTGACAAGTCAGGTTGGACTAAACGGGGTACTCGAGCACGACCAGGTCGTGTGGATTAAGCTCTAA
- a CDS encoding sugar ABC transporter permease, which yields MKWLKENLWRHGVAMFAVLFAAFPLYLVIVTSFASSGSLQLTSFIPNEISFVNYDKLFNDPTIPFLTWVWNSLVVAGMVSVFSVVIGAASAFAFSRLRFKGKKFGLQALLLIQMFPAILAIAAIYIIMEGIGNFAPEFGLGTQSGLILVYLGGAMGVNIWLLKGFVDSIPIEIDEAAKIDGASEMQTYWQIFIPLASPVLAVVTLLSFIGTFNEYILARLFLVDMDVRTVAVGLQQFVAGQYSENWGAFAAGSILASIPIVIIFLSLQRYIVSGLAGGAVKG from the coding sequence ATGAAGTGGCTAAAAGAAAACCTATGGCGCCACGGTGTGGCGATGTTCGCGGTTTTGTTTGCTGCGTTTCCGCTTTACCTGGTCATCGTGACCTCGTTCGCGTCTTCCGGATCCCTGCAGCTGACCTCATTTATCCCAAATGAGATTTCGTTTGTGAACTACGACAAGTTGTTCAATGACCCGACAATTCCGTTTTTGACCTGGGTCTGGAACTCACTTGTGGTCGCTGGCATGGTTTCGGTTTTTTCGGTTGTGATTGGTGCTGCCTCAGCGTTTGCGTTTAGTCGTTTGAGATTCAAGGGTAAGAAGTTTGGTCTTCAGGCCCTCCTCCTGATTCAGATGTTCCCCGCCATCCTGGCGATTGCCGCGATTTACATCATCATGGAGGGCATTGGAAACTTTGCTCCTGAGTTTGGACTCGGAACTCAGTCCGGTCTAATCCTGGTTTATCTAGGTGGAGCGATGGGTGTAAATATCTGGCTACTCAAGGGATTTGTTGACTCGATCCCAATCGAAATCGACGAGGCAGCCAAGATCGATGGTGCATCGGAGATGCAGACCTATTGGCAAATCTTTATTCCACTGGCATCCCCAGTGTTGGCGGTAGTGACGCTACTTAGCTTTATCGGTACCTTCAACGAATACATCTTGGCGAGACTCTTCTTGGTTGACATGGATGTACGAACCGTTGCAGTTGGACTGCAGCAGTTTGTTGCCGGTCAGTACTCAGAGAACTGGGGAGCATTCGCAGCTGGATCGATCTTGGCTTCGATTCCGATTGTGATCATCTTCCTATCGCTCCAGCGCTACATCGTCTCAGGTTTGGCCGGCGGCGCAGTCAAGGGCTAA